From the Homo sapiens chromosome 1, GRCh38.p14 Primary Assembly genome, one window contains:
- the RGS16 gene encoding regulator of G-protein signaling 16 translates to MCRTLAAFPTTCLERAKEFKTRLGIFLHKSELGCDTGSTGKFEWGSKHSKENRNFSEDVLGWRESFDLLLSSKNGVAAFHAFLKTEFSEENLEFWLACEEFKKIRSATKLASRAHQIFEEFICSEAPKEVNIDHETHELTRMNLQTATATCFDAAQGKTRTLMEKDSYPRFLKSPAYRDLAAQASAASATLSSCSLDEPSHT, encoded by the exons ATGTGCCGCACCCTGGCCGCCTTCCCCACCACCTGCCTGGAGAG AGCCAAAGAGTTCAAGACACGTCTGGGGATCTTTCTTCACAAATCAGAGCTGGGCTGCGATACTGGGAGTACTGGCAAGTTCGAGTGGGGCAGTAAACACAGCAAAGAGAA tagaaACTTCTCAGAAGATGTGCTGGGGTGGAGAGAGTCGTTCGACCTGCTGCTGAGCAGTAAAA ATGGAGTGGCTGCCTTCCACGCTTTCCTGAAGACAGAGTTCAGTGAGGAGAACCTGGAGTTCTGGCTGGCCTGTGAGGAGTTCAAGAAGATCCGATCAGCTACCAAGCTGGCCTCCAGGGCACACCAGATCTTTGAGGAGTTCATTTGCAGTGAGGCCCCTAAAGAG GTCAACATTGACCATGAGACCCACGAGCTGACGAGGATGAACCTGCAGACTGCCACAGCCACATGCTTTGATGCGGCTCAGGGGAAGACACGTACCCTGATGGAGAAGGACTCCTACCCACGCTTCCTGAAGTCGCCTGCTTACCGGGACCTGGCTGCCCAAGCCTCAGCCGCCTCTGCCACTCTGTCCAGCTGCAGCCTGGACGAGCCCTCACACACCTGA
- the RGS16 gene encoding regulator of G-protein signaling 16 isoform X1, with protein sequence MCRTLAAFPTTCLERAKEFKTRLGIFLHKSELGCDTGSTGKFEWGSKHSKEKNFSEDVLGWRESFDLLLSSKNGVAAFHAFLKTEFSEENLEFWLACEEFKKIRSATKLASRAHQIFEEFICSEAPKEVNIDHETHELTRMNLQTATATCFDAAQGKTRTLMEKDSYPRFLKSPAYRDLAAQASAASATLSSCSLDEPSHT encoded by the exons ATGTGCCGCACCCTGGCCGCCTTCCCCACCACCTGCCTGGAGAG AGCCAAAGAGTTCAAGACACGTCTGGGGATCTTTCTTCACAAATCAGAGCTGGGCTGCGATACTGGGAGTACTGGCAAGTTCGAGTGGGGCAGTAAACACAGCAAAGAGAA aaACTTCTCAGAAGATGTGCTGGGGTGGAGAGAGTCGTTCGACCTGCTGCTGAGCAGTAAAA ATGGAGTGGCTGCCTTCCACGCTTTCCTGAAGACAGAGTTCAGTGAGGAGAACCTGGAGTTCTGGCTGGCCTGTGAGGAGTTCAAGAAGATCCGATCAGCTACCAAGCTGGCCTCCAGGGCACACCAGATCTTTGAGGAGTTCATTTGCAGTGAGGCCCCTAAAGAG GTCAACATTGACCATGAGACCCACGAGCTGACGAGGATGAACCTGCAGACTGCCACAGCCACATGCTTTGATGCGGCTCAGGGGAAGACACGTACCCTGATGGAGAAGGACTCCTACCCACGCTTCCTGAAGTCGCCTGCTTACCGGGACCTGGCTGCCCAAGCCTCAGCCGCCTCTGCCACTCTGTCCAGCTGCAGCCTGGACGAGCCCTCACACACCTGA